The Cherax quadricarinatus isolate ZL_2023a unplaced genomic scaffold, ASM3850222v1 Contig857, whole genome shotgun sequence genome includes the window aacctacgaaccttggaacaaggtacgcagtgctataccaatctacccacactggacaataccttggtgcccagcttgcgctacacgtttgatccaaggcagccagctttcagggagaaggtttacaggttttcatctcatccccttcatacatcagccttactagagatattaacaatgctggctgccttggatcaacgtctagcccggtggtctggtggctgaagttcccgcttcacacacagagggcccgggttcgattcccggcgggtggaaacattcgacacgtttccttacacctgttgtgctgttcacctagcagcaaataggtacctgggtgttagtggactggtgtgggtggcatcctgggggacaagattaaggaccacaatggaaataagttagacagtcctcgatgacgcactgactttcttgggttatcctgggtggctaaccctccggggttaaaaatccgaacgaaatcttatcttatcttatcttaacattaTAAAGTAATTGTAGCATTATAAAGtaattgtaacattgtaacagtgTAACCTGGACCATTGGTATTCACTGTAactaaatttatatatttacactCACCTAAGACACTATGTTCAAAATTAATCTTAAGATAAACCTATTATATGCCTAAGATAAACCTATTATATGCCTCAGATAAACCTATTATATGCCTAAGATAAACCTATTATATGCCTCAGATAAACCTATTATATGCCTAAGATAAACCTATTATATGCCTCAGATAAACCTATTATATGCCTAACATACTTCTGAGCctattgtccattgttgacagtaaaattgtccattgttggcagtaatattgtccattgttgacagtaaaattgtccattgttgacagtaatattgtccattgttggcagtaatattgtccattgttgacagtaatattgtccattgttggcagtaatattgtccattgttggcagtaatattgtccattgttggcagtaatattgtccattgttgacagtaatattgtccattgttggcagtaatattgtccattgttgacagtaatattgtccattgttggcagtaatattgtccattgttggcagtaatatagaacattgttggcagtaatattgtccattgttgacagtaatattgtccattgttgacagtaatattgtccattgttggcagtaatattgtccattgttgacagtaatattgtccattgttggcagtaatattgtccattgttgacagtaatattgtccattgttggcagtaatattgtccattgttgacagtaatattgtccattgttgacagtaatattgtccattgttgacagtaatattgtccattgttggcagtaatattgtccattgttggcagtaatattgtccattgttggcagtaatattgtccattgttgacagtaatattgtccattgttggcagtaatattgtccattgttggcagtaatattgtccattgttggcagtaatattgtccattgttggcagtaatattgtccattgttgacagtaatattgtccattgttggcgtaatattgtccattgttggcgtaatattgtccattgttggcagtaatattgtccattgttgacagtaatattgtccattgttggcagtaatattgtccattgttgacagtaatattgtccattgttgacagtaatattgtccattgttggcagtaatattgtccattgttggcagtaatattgtccattgttggcagtaatattgtccattgttggcagtaatattgtccattgttggcagtaatattgtccattgttgacagtaatattgtccattgttggcagtaatattgtccattgttggcagtaatattgtccattgttggcagtaatattgtccattcttggcagtaatattgtccattcttggcagtaatattgtccattcttggcagtaatattgtccattgttggcagtaatattgtccattgttggcagtaatattgtccattgttggcagCCATTGTGGAACattgtccattgttgacagtaatattgtccattgttggcagtaatattgtccattgttggcagtaatattgtccattgttgacagtaatattgtccattgttggcagtaatattgtccattgttggcagtaatattgtccactgttggcagtaatattgtccactgttgacagtaatattgtccattgttggcagtaatattgtccattgttggcagtaatattgtccattgttggcagtaatattgtccattgttggcagtaatattgtccattgttgacagtaatattgtccattgttggcagtaatattgtccattgttgacagtaatattgtccattgttgacagtaatattgtccattgttgacagtaatattgtccattgttggcagtaatattgtccattgttggcagtaatattgtccattgttggcagtaatattgtccattgttggcagtaatattgtccattgttgacagtaatattgtccattgttggcagtaatattgtccattgttggcagtaatattgtccattgttggcagtaatattgtccattgttggcagtaatattgtccattgttggcagtaatattgtccattgttggcagtaatattgtccattgttgacagtaatattgtccattgttgacagtaatattgtccattgttggcagtaatattgtccattgttggcagtaatattgtccattgttggcagtaatattgtccattgttgacagtaatattgtccattgttgacagtaatattgtccattgttggcagtaatattgtccattgttggcagtaatattgtccattgttggcagtaatattgtccattgttggcagtaatattgtccattgttggcagtaatattgtccattgttgacagtaatattgtccattgttggcagtaatattgtccattgttggcagtaatattgtccattgttggcagtaatattgtccattgttgggagtaatattgtccattgttggcagtaatattgtccattgttggcagtaatattgtccattgttgacagtaatattgtccattgttggcagtaatattgtccattgttggcagtaatattgtccattgttggcagtaatattgtccattgttggcagtaatattgtccattgttggcagtaatattgtcATTGTTGAcattgttggcagtaatattgtccattgttgacagtaatattgtccattgttggcagtaatattgtccattgttgacagtaatattgtccattgttggcagtaatattgtccattgttggcagtaatattgtccattgttgacagtaatattgtccattgttgacagtaatattgtccattgttgacagtaatattgtccattgttgacagtaatattgtccattgttgacagtaatattgtccattgttggcagtaatattgtccattgttgacagtaatattgtccattgttgacagtaatattgtccattgttgacagtaatattgtccattgttgacagtaatattgtccattgttgacagtaatattgtccattgttgacagtaatattgtccattgttgacagtaatattgtccattgttgacagtaatattgtccattgttgacagtaatattgtccattgttgacagtaatattgtccattgttgacagtaatattgtccattgttgacagtaatattgattgttggcagtaatattgtccattgttgacagtaatattgtccattgttgacagtaatattgtccattgttgacagtaatattgtccattgttgacagtaatattgtccattgttggcagtaatattgtccattgttggcagtaatattgtccattgttgacagtaatattgtccattgttggcagtaatattgtccattgttggcagtaatattgtccattgttgacagtaatattACTGAAACATAttttacaaaaaatatttttggatatataaatatatcctttggtttatataaattagattcatttataattaatagaactacTGTACAAGTATGATCAATTTGTTTAGTGTCAGATGGTCAGTAAaccattaaaccatacccccggccgggactgaacccgcgggtatggtttatttgcaatcgtgtcattacgatttcttgagtcaagtaaaccattaaattaagtctgcccacaATGCCTAGGCCTAACAGTGCCTCTTTGTACTGCAACCCGTTATTGTAAATATAATCTTAATGTACTACTTGCagagaaataaataaatttgaatttcattttgaatttgacttattattattataatcaagggggaagcgctaaacccttaggattatacagcgcctgggggggggggggatgtggaaggcattcagacttacttcggggaactggagcacagatccaattccctaaatcaagagcccctcaccaacatcaaggaaccttccttgaagggaatTTGACTTATAAACACGCTGAGAGTCTTCTGTATTGTGgatagtatacagtggacccccgcataacttATAAACACGCTGAGAGTCTTCTGTATTGtggatagtatatatatattacagcgCTGTACTGCCctggtaggtttagcacttctttttaattataaaaataataattattgtgtatattattataaacaaaacaGGAAATTCTCGATGTATTTATCAGCTGAGGACTTACTGTATCATGCTGaatttagtacagtggaaccttattTTACGGCCGCTGCATTTATCAGCTGATTTATATTTAGGCCAATTTTTCGACGGAatttttgctgttgttgtggaTCGGGGAAAACCAATtagcaggtgatagtgtttcagagacgatcatttgtgaaaaggcaaggcagttgtatGTGGATCTCGACAGAATATCATTCAATATTATTCAAGCGACAGAATATTATTCAATATTAAtctcaactctacagcttatttatctatcacaattgatctaatgtgacataataaacaacatagaaacatggtatatactctagaatgaataaaatatgtcattatatggCAGGCGGTCGCTGTCACTCCTGAGGTAAAGTAATTATCCCTCTGACCATAGCTTCCCATACTTCCCCTTCTGAGGTACAAGAGAAAACAGAGTTATTGAGAGGCTAACTACATTAGATCACTAGTGCAGTAAACGCTGAAACAAACGCAATTTTCtcggaaaaaaaaaatgccaaagaggacttaCATCAcgtaggaggaaaaggcactgccaggatacaagcttatgaaagacaggcttaccaAAGCCCcggagagggctttgatacctgaagtctttatggacggggattccccttccaaaaaataATGTCTTCCCTCTCTCCTAACCTGTTTTCCATAAGCCAActagagtcttcaataaaggtatgtaatagtgatttaaatgttcatttatttattttatttagttctcattgttttgtgtatgtaaaactataattaatctttgaAAAACGTATTTTTTGTTcacatttttgggtgtctggaatggattttttttttttgtttttttgtttttctttcaacaagtcggccgtctcccaccgaggcagggtgacccaaagagaaagaaaatccccaaaaagaaaaaactttcattattcaacacttcacacattatcactgtttttgcagaggtgccaagaatacaacagtttagaagtatatacgtataaaaacactcaacatatctctccaaactgccagtaatTAATTGTAttcacattaattcttatgggaaacattgcttctaatttaggccgaccttctggaacagattacggccgaaaaacgaggttccactgtacatgtactattattattattattgtaataataataggagtgaatggagacgaatggtttttaatacttgacgtgctgttggagtgtgagcaaagtaacatttatgaagggattcaggttagctgaacttgaatcctggaggtgggaagtacagtgcctgcactctggtggtgggaagtacagtgcctgcactctggtggtgggaagtacagtgcctgcactctggtggtgggaagtacagtgcctgcactctggtggtgggaagtacagtgcctgcactctggtggtgggaagtacagtgcctgcactctggaggtgggaagtacagtgcctgcactctgaaggaggggtgttaatgttgcagtttaaaaactgtagtgtaaagcacccttctggcaagacagtgatggagtgaatgatggtgaaagtttttctttttcgggccaccctgccttggtggccaccctgccttggtgggccaccctgccttggtgggccaccctgccttggtggccaccctgccttggtggccaccctgccttggtgggaatcggccagtgtgataataaaaaaaaaaaaaataataaggagCATCTGTAGTATTAAGTCTTGATAAAGGTCCTAAGGCTTCATAAAGTTCTTGAGCACATTATAAACTATTTTAATGTTTTTCCACAGTGAAGCTGTAGTGTCGGTGAATAAGATAGACATGGTGAGTGCAGATGCTGCAGCAAGCAAGATAGACATGGCGAGTGCAGATGCTGCAGCAAGCAAGATAGACATGGCGAGTGCAGATGCTGCAGCAAGCAAGATAGACATGGTGAGTGCAGATGCTGCAGCAAGCAAGATAGACATGGTGAGTGCAGATGCTGCAGCAAGCAAGATAGACATGGCGAGTGCAGATGCTGCAGCAAGCAAGATAGACATGGCAAGTGCAGATGCTGCAGCAAGCAAGATAGACATGGTGAGTGCAGATGCTGCAGCAAGCAAGATAGACATGGTGAGTGCAGATGCTGCAGCAAGCAAGATAGACATGGTGAGTGCAGATGCTGCAGCAAGCAAGATAGACATGGTGAGTGCAGATGCTGCAGCAAGCAAGATAGACATGGTGAGTGCAGATGCTGCAGCAAGCAAGATAGACATGGTGAGTGCAGATGCTGCAGCAAGCAAGATAGACATGGTGAGTGCAGATGCTGCAGCAAGCAAGATAGACATGGTGAGTGCAGATGCTGCAGCAAGCAAGATAGACATGGTGAGTGCAGATGCTGCAGCAAGCAAGATAGACATGGTGAGTGCAGATGCTGCAGCAAGCAAGATAGACATGGTGAGTGCAGATGCTGCAGCAAGCAAGATAGACATGGTGAGTGCAGATGCTGCAGCAAGCAAGATAGACATGGCAAGTGCAGATGCTGCAAGCAAGATAATGCCAAGTACAGTAAATGAAGCATTTTACCAGCGGGCCGAGAGCTACAAGTTGTCCGAGAGTGATCTAAAGCGTCTTAACTATCCTCGTCCAGAAGGCTCTCAAAAGGGCAAAGCTCAACTGTGCAATTTGCTCAGCAATCTGAGCTATTGCACCGTCGCTCCTGCACCGGACAAGCGCACCTGCAAGCGCTGCATGTCAAAATTTCGTATCAGAAGTGACGGACATCCGGCTGTCAAATCGCAGTGTTCTTACCATGTGAAAAGGCGAACCAATGGCTATAAGCCTTATTTTCCGTGTTGCATTGGACGAGGCATATCAAGGCCTTGCAAGACGGCACCCCAACATGTGTCTCAAGACATAGAGCCTGACAAACTAGACGGTTTTATATACACGAAGGAGAGCAAGAATTCTGACCCGGGGATCTACGCCCTAGACTGCGAGATGGTCTTCACGAGGAATGGTATGGAGGTAGCGGCAATCTCCATGGTAGACTCCACTTGCAAGGTGGTCTATgaaacactggtggtgccagatgCACCCATtgtagactacaacactgaacacTCTGGACTTACTGAACAAGACTTCAGAGGCGTCAATACCGGACTAAAACATGTCCACAAAAAACTACTTGAGCTGGTGGGAAGCCGCACCATCCTAGTTGGCCATGGACTGGAGAATGACCTCCTGAGGTTGAAAGTTATACACGACAATATCATAGATACATCAATTCTTCACCCACACCCAAAAGGGCTGCCGTTCCGCAGGGCACTGATGTACCTGAAGGAAGACTTCCTGCCATACAGATGCAGGACGGTCCCAGGCATAAAGTGTCGTGGGGATGCTGATGCAACCATGAAGTTAGTCCGGATCAAATGTGGCCAACCAGTATAAACAAGTGCGACCAGTTTATATGTACAATGGAACCTCTGTATCTGTGGATTCGGTTTCCGAGGTTTACCGTGGCccgaaaataacccttaatttttcTAAATAATGACCCCAAAGTACTGTTGGCAGTTGTTCAAAACCTAAGAGAAGccttgaagtgcttcccatccgtaaaaaagtgataattctccacttattgtgtgtaatttattaattaaattttatCATATGTAAATTAAAAACAACTTATACATGGGGGTTCACTACTATTCGTAGTTTCAGGCATCCACGGCAGGTCTTGGAAGGTATCCCCCAGGGATGCCTGGGGAGACTACTGTATGTGGTATCCTGAAGATTGTACCAACTGTGATGGAAATTAAGTTTTTGTTGAGAAGTTATCAGTTATATATTCACCATATTCATCACCGAAACAAGTAGATTTATTACATAATATTTTCGGCAGTGATGCGTACTTTGAGCTGCATcgatcatttattatttttactcTTGCATGGTTTTTAGGCCTAGCACTACTGTGCACTTAATAAATGATAGTGTAAAAATGTctttaggcttttatatgcactggTAAGTGAAAATACGTACCGTGATTTGCTTTACGGCATCGGTCTGTAAAAATAAAAGCCTTTAACTAATGCATCATTTTTAAgaagaaaaataattaaaattaatatatacCATATTTTACGGCAACAAGATGCTCTGGCGTTGACGACGACCCAGAATTCTGACTGACTTACTTTTGAAAAAAATAGATAAATGGTATTAATGCCTCCAAGACACTGGGTAAATTTTCGAGACCTATTTCGGAAAAAAATAGCATCTTCAACGCCGTAAAATACAGTAACTCTAGACGCATCAAACTTTCTTTCCCTCACTTAAGAAAAAGTTGAATTATACCAACTTTTGacatgtcaattttttttttaaattttgcaccaaactaacctctggtggctctggtggcctggtggttaacgctctggcttcacacggtgagggcctgggttcgattcccagccagagtagaaacattggacgtgtttctttccacctgttgtctatattccccatcagtaaaatgggtacctgggtgttagtcgactggtgtgggtcgcatcctgggacactgacctaaggaggcctggtcacagaccgggccgcgggggcgttgacccccggaactctctccaggtaaacctagcAAGATAACCTATAAACAAAAATATAAACTTTATTTGAAATAAAACACATTACTTTTCCTAACTTATAAATTTCTTTAAGCTTTTGAAATGTAGTatcggcaagacagtgatggtgtgagtgatgatgaaagtgtttcttctttttcgggtcactcagtcttggtgggaaacagccaaagtcttaacaaaaaaatataaaaatactttTCCTAACTTTTAtgagaattatacacaaataacctgcacataaaagagaagcttacggcgacgtttcggtccgacttggaccatttacaaagtcactttgtattaggtccaagtcggaccgaaacgtcgtcgtaagcttctctcttttatgtgcgggttatttgtgtatcgttccagtcacggtattgtgccttttttgttatttatatgagAATTTCTCTAAAAATTATTCAACTTTTTTTCCTGTGAGGGACAGTTTTTGTGTCTTTTATCGGAAATtaatttttctgtctcattattGCTTTAAAATGCTTTACAAAGTATTGACTTTATTTTGagcctaatacagtggacccccgcataacgatcacctccgaatgcgaccaattatgtaagtgtatttatgtatgtttgggggtctgaaatggactaatctacttcacaatattccttatgggaacaaattcggtcagtactggcacctgaacacacttctggagtgaaaaaatatcgttaaccgggggtccactgtactttattatATATAAACTCCATTACTTATATACTGCAAGAAAcatataaatttatatttacaaTCACCTTAGAGATTATATCCATAAAATCACTCAATTACTgctttattaatcttaagttagtcttaagtttgcccaaaatgctctgaatATTAAGGGTTTTCTGCATGTACACCTAAATTTAAGTCACCTCTGTATATTGTATCATGGTGCAATAAATGTAAGTCACCTCTGTATATTGTACCATGGTGCAATAAATGTAAGTCACCTCTGTATATTGTACCATGGTGCAATAAATGTAAGTCACCTCTGTATATTGTACCATGGTGCAATAAATGTAAGTCACCTCTGTATATTGTATCATGGTGCAATAAATATAAGTCACCTCTGTATATTGTACCAAATTTAAGTCACCTCTGTATATTGTATCATGGTGCAATAAATGTAAGTCACCTCTGTATATTGTACCATGGTGCAATAAATGTAAGTCACCTCTGTATATTGTACCATGGTGCAATAAATGTAAGTCACCTCTGTATATTGTACCATGGTGCAATAAATGTAAGTCACCTCTGTATATTGTACCATGGTGCAATAAATGTAAGTCACCTCTGTATATTGTACCATGGTGCAATAAATGTAAGTCACCTCTGTATATTGTACCATGGTGCAATAAATGTAAGTCACCTCTGTATATTGTACCATGGTGCAATAAATGTAAGTCACCTCTGTATATTGTACCATGGTGCAATAAATGTAAGTCACCTCTGTATATTGTATCATGGTGCAATAAAGTACAATGGTACCCCGAGTGTTGTACAGCTCCcatcttgaacaattatgtaagtgtattattgtaagtatattattgtaagtgcttatgtaagtgtattttttggggtctgaaacggattaacctaatttacattatttcttatgggaacaaattcgtttggtaacggcactaacagccttctggaacaaattacaaTATGTACGAAACTCAGGGTATCACTGTATCTTATTTTAAATTATTTGTATTATAGGAGGCTTCCTTGATGGGTTTAGTGGATAATTTTGCAAGAAGACTCTCTTATGGGACTGTTGTGGTCCCTAAGGCACCAGAAAAAAGTATACTGGTTTTATCCATAATTTTTTAAGtggtggagaggtaagccagtggaaggcctcggtcagatgacctaaagctccacCTGTGGGTTATTTTATGACTTAAGACCCGTGTCATGAAACTTGTCTTGtgtcctgacaaatcttacctaacactAACAGCTGTTACCAACTGTCACAgtgttataatatatattttattgacttataagaacataagaaaggaacaacactgcaggaggcctgttggcccatactaggcaggtctttcacaatccatcccactaacaaaatatttgcccaacccaattttcaatgttacccaagaaataagttaaGATACAAGAGAAGTTAAGATACAAGATAAGTTAAGATACAAGATAAGTTAAGATACAAGGTAAGTTAAGATACAAGATTGTCtacttatattattttatatattataaatgGTGGCATATACTTTCACCATAACTAATAATTTTGGAAGCATTAGAAAAAATGTAACTacagttattaataataataaatatacctTTGAGGAGTGTCAAGTCTTTTTACTCCTGGAGCCCGGTGCTGTCTGGTCaactaggttgttgctgctggtggtcctggaccaggctggtctggtgctgcctggtcaactaggttgttgctgttggtagtTCTGGATCAGGCTAGTCCAGTGCTGTCTGGTCAactaggttgttgctgttggtagtTCTGGACCAGGCTAGTCCAGTGCtgtctggtcaactaggctgttactattagtggtcctggaccaggctggtctggtgctgtctagtcaaccaggctgttgctgctggtggtcctgggctaggctggtctggtgctagcctggtcaaacAGGCTGTTTCTACTGGTAGCTTGCTGCTCCACACATTCATCACAGCCCGATTGATCTGCGTAGTGTCCGACAAACTGAAAGTAACTGTTTGATCCGAGGATCAATATTATAATCATacctaagcactaaacccaca containing:
- the LOC138851524 gene encoding exonuclease GOR-like encodes the protein MFFHSEAVVSVNKIDMVSADAAASKIDMASADAAASKIDMASADAAASKIDMVSADAAASKIDMVSADAAASKIDMASADAAASKIDMASADAAASKIDMVSADAAASKIDMVSADAAASKIDMVSADAAASKIDMVSADAAASKIDMVSADAAASKIDMVSADAAASKIDMVSADAAASKIDMVSADAAASKIDMVSADAAASKIDMVSADAAASKIDMVSADAAASKIDMVSADAAASKIDMASADAASKIMPSTVNEAFYQRAESYKLSESDLKRLNYPRPEGSQKGKAQLCNLLSNLSYCTVAPAPDKRTCKRCMSKFRIRSDGHPAVKSQCSYHVKRRTNGYKPYFPCCIGRGISRPCKTAPQHVSQDIEPDKLDGFIYTKESKNSDPGIYALDCEMVFTRNGMEVAAISMVDSTCKVVYETLVVPDAPIVDYNTEHSGLTEQDFRGVNTGLKHVHKKLLELVGSRTILVGHGLENDLLRLKVIHDNIIDTSILHPHPKGLPFRRALMYLKEDFLPYRCRTVPGIKCRGDADATMKLVRIKCGQPV